The stretch of DNA CTGCATAAAACATACCTTGAGTGCGGTTTGTTATCAATTACTTGCCGAAATGAAACAACTGGGGCAAGGCAAGACCGCCGCTCACATGAATTAGAGTGATTGGTTGATTGATCAGGGCACCTGTTGTAAATCATAACTGTTTCAAACAATCACCAGCCGGTGCTCTATGTTAATTTGTAAGCAAAATTCATGGCACTGCGGGATTGCTTTCACTGGAGAAGAGCATTTGGGTTCATTTCTACATGAATCTGTTGTTAGGATGGAGGAAGGAATGGAATCCACTTTAGAGAAATGAGCAGCTCTTTGGGCCCAGCTTACCAGTGATGACACTGGTAAGATTTGTGCCCAATAGGAGAGGAGGAAAAGTCTCCCATAAAGACCACtggtgttaatattttaaattattggtaGGGGTGATCACCTTCAGGCTTCAGCACCAAATGTGATTATTATCCTCAggagacagatgaggaaactaagagtCAGAGAAGTTCTGCAAgatgtctaaggtcacacagccagcacgTGATAGAATCAGATTTGCCAGGTTTCACAGCAGTCCAAAGTCTGGGTTGCGTGTCTTTCTTGATTTGTATAGTGATCCGGACTGTGGCAAGAGACTTTCCTATGTCCAGACACATGGGGTAAGTTTCCAGAGGAGTGATggtttttgcatttgtttgtaCACAGTGCTCTGATCGCACCGCAGCCCCATGGAAACACACACTTCCTGCTTGCAGCTTTCCGCCTGGCGCCTGTCCTGCGGCCTCCCTCCTGCGGCCTTGTCCCTGCGCTTGCAGGGACACATTCTGTCGACCGGTCACCAGAATCGAAACCCGGTCACctttatggcattttttttttttttcttttctgctctaGTTCCAGTTCCTCCCAAATCTGTGACTTCTCTGATGATGAATAAAGATGGCTTCCTGGGAGGCATGTCCGTCAACACCGGGGAGGTGTTTTGCTCGGTCCCGGGCCGTTTGTCTCTGCTCAGTTCAACTTCAAAGTACAAAGTAACTGTGGGGGAAGTTCAGAGACGGCTGTCGCCCCCAGAATGCCTGAACGCGTCTCTTCTCGGTGGCGTCCTCCGAAGGTAAATTACCCTCAACCATTTTTGCTGCAGCGCGGTTGCCTAGCAACCGGATCCAAAGCTAGTGCAGCGGCCGCCACGTGCTCAACGCCCCAGTTGCGGGCCTGGGAGCTTTCCACTTTCCCTGCCCTGCGCTCGGCTCCCATCGCCTTCCCACCCCCAGGACCCCTGGGGTATTCTCTAGCCTGAGTGGACCCACATCTTACACACACCTAAACCAGGAGTTTTGTGGAGCAACCTCCTTCGTACAAGCCATGTCTCTGATCTCTGCTTTGTTTTAAAGTGCACTTGGCGGCCTTGATACCTTCCCACTAATGCATTGTGCCCCGCAGTTTGAAGGGCTTTGCTCTAGACTCCTTTTTTTCAGTACCGCCACCAATAATAACAGTAACATCACAAGAGAAGTATTGACAGCTATTCCTTGGGGCCATTCAGTTGCTCCCCAATATTGGAGAAGGACAATCTCAGGCTCCTTGGGAAAAATTAGGGCTTTTCTCTTCAGATTCAAAGCCTCCCCCCAGATCCCTGCCAACACCTGAACCCTTTGGTAGTGTCCCTGATATGAAGGGGACATTGCGGGAGGTGAACTTTTCAGGTTAGCCTATTTTGGGAGATGAAAGTCCCTTTCTTTCCTAAAAGTGGCTGGGTGaacagtagaatacaggaggTCAGAAGAACTGAGtgttttccttgtatttttgcCCAGACCTTAGCACATAAAGGGGGAGATCCTTGGGAGGATGTAAGGGGACTTGTCTCACTGGAATCTTCTTGCCCTGCTCTGCTTTGTGAGTAGAGTTTTCAAGTGAGTCCTCTGAGCCCCAGAATGTGGAAGTTTCTTTCAGTCACCCCTGGGAGGTCATTGAGGGTGTGTATATAAAACTTACTGTGAGATTAAGAGAGAGAATCAATATAAAGCGCTTATCATGTAACTAAACTCCCTCAAGTGCCAGTTTTCCTGTTATTATGATTACCATCATCATTAGTTTCATGTTTCAGTTTTCCTTCCCGTTTTAACCCAACTCCATTTTATAGCAATTCTGAACCCCTTCCTCTCAAAGCCCACTGGTTTCAGCCCGTGCCTTCTGAATCTCCCAGTTCTTTCCCTTTATTCAGCAACGTTGTACTTGTCCAGTTTCTGCTCACCTCACAGGCTCCATGACAAGGAAAGAGCTCCGTGTGTGTATGAGCAACTTCTACCTTCTCTGGACGCACAACCTACATCCTAATTATGCCCATCtggtatcatatttttttttctcatgagattaaaaaaaagaaaacgactCAGTTTTTTTATGCTCTGTATTGCAGAAATTAAGCAAACCTCAGCAAACTATCAGCAAAtaaccaaaaggaagaaaaaaaaatgtgctaaccTCAAGTTAAAACCTCTTCAAGCTCCACTGGGCTTTAGATTGCTAAGTCTAAACTTTGTTTCAGGAACACTCTGAGGTTAATCAGAATGTTAATTCTTGCAATTTCAGAGCCAAATCGAAAAATGGGGGGAGATCTTTGCGAGAAAGGCTAGAAAAAATCGGTTTGAATTTACCCGCGGGCAGGCGCAAAGCAGCAAATGTCACGTTACTCACCTCCCTGGTGGAAGGTAAGCAAGACGTGTGGCCATTTCACGAAGTGGCTGAGCTTAACTGTCGGCTGAAGGCTGACATTTTACACGTTTCATGATTAACTGGAAATCATTGCGGTTGTTGTGCCCTTATGAGTTGGACGTCAAGCGACTGCTTGAGAAAAGTTCAAAGGTCCTTTTACTTAGAGGGAGCAGCAGTTGTCCAGAGGCCAAGGGACGCGCGCGGAGGTCCTTGTGCTCTGAAGAGTGCTTAGATCTGGCCTCTAAGCCAGTGCAGGGGTCACCTCTGCCACCCGGCGGGCGGGTGGGTGCAGGACACAGTGCCTGAAACACCCTCTGTCTGAATGTTTGCAAGAGTAACTCTGTAAGTGGCAATCCATTCTGCACGCCTCCTTCTTAGATTTCACCTCCAAATCACCAGTAGGAGAAAACACATTGTCAACTTAATGAAACTATTAATTGCATTCATGACCTCTAATGATTATTTTAGAACTCAGGTTACTCTCAGGGCCCCTATCTCCTGGCTGATTGCCTGGGACTTACTGTTATTGAGATATAGCTGTTTATGACCAAGGACCTAGGAAAACTATGGAGTGCGGGTAGAGTCGAAACATGGAGAGGAGTCAGGTATGATCTCCAGTTATGAATTTGAAGGCCCATATTTATAACAAGCACATTCTAGTTTGCTCATCATCTTGGAGTTGGGGGTGATATTTATGATATGTCGTAAACAGGATCTTCTCCACAGCCTAGAACAAGAGGATCTGCCTTTGAATTTGTGAGATGTGGAAGGGATAGGAAATACAGCCAGATGGACCTAATGGGGGAAGTTGTAGCATTTTCTCTAGAGTCTAACATGTaggtcttgtttttttcttctgtgtttatgGATGTGATATTACAACACTTCTGTAGGGAGTTAGTTTTTGGAGGAGGGGATTTTAGGATATTTAGGCAGCAACCAAAAAGTCATCACATCTATAGGCTTTGCACTTTGCCATTTTAAGGCAGGGTTGACTAGACCAAACTCACTCTCCAGGGGCAGTAGCCACCGCATTTCTAGACCACACTTATTAGTGGTTGACTCTCAACCTGGGGGTTTTACTTTTTGCCCTTGAGGGAAATTGCTAATGTTACCATCCTCATTTTGAAAAGGAGTCAAGGTAATTTCAGTCCAAGACAGAGATTTGggtggaaaaggaaggaaactggaAAACTCACTGAAATGCTAATGCTCAGTTGGCAGTTTTCAGTGTTATGAGTTGTTGTGAGCACCATGCCTGAAGTCTTTCATGGTTACTATGCTAATGATGATTAAAAGTAAGTCATGCTCCTTAAAAATAACCTAGCTATGGGATAATTCAACATATCTCTTTTTCATGTCAGGATCTTCCCTTGAACCCCTAAGGCTGTGCTTTAAAGGGTAATAATGCTTTTTCAAAGGGGCTTCCCCATAAGCCAAGGAATATCTCAGCTGTCTGGCTATCTGTTCTATAGCTTCTGTGTCATCTTTGTGCAGTAGAAAGTCCTTAAGTAGGAGAATGATGGCAGGGACCTCTGAAGGGGAGAAACATGAAACCTCCCTAAGCAGGAAACTGACAAGGAGGATGAATATTTCATTGCAGGATAGAAACTGATCCATATACAATTTCCACATTCTTTCATACATGTGAACATAGACACACATGGGTTTATAGTTGTATATTTCAGTTTATTATAGGAAGATACAAAAGATAGAAAGACTTTTAGATGTTATTTAAAGCAGGTGTAACAGGTGctttaaaagagaaggggaatCTGGCTTGAATATCCAGCTCTGTGTTGAGGTGCCATTGTAAGGTGGCTCCTGAACAGGTCAGCCCACCTTTCCCTTAAAAAATCACGGAGTGTAGGAGATCTCAAACCGTTCAGGGGATGTCTAGCTAGGACTTGGCTGGACAGATGaccagggagaggctgggaggagtgGCAGGAACAGTTTGTCCCATCAACTGTAATTATAGGTTGAGAACCATGTTTGGTTTGGGCTTCTGTTTCACCTTTGCTAATGCCCTCAACTGCGTAAATAATAACAGAATTGACAGGGGAGTGCCTCCTGGCCTTGGGATGCTTAGAGACTGGGTGCTGATCATGTCCTCTGTGCCTGTCTTTTCAGGAGAAGCTGTTCACTTAGCTCGGGATTTTGGGTACATTTGTGAAACAGAGTTTCCCGCCAAAGCTGTTTCTGAGTATTTGAACCGGCAGCACACGGACCCCAGCGACCTGCATTCCCGAAAGAATATGCTGCTGGCCACCAAGTGAGTGTCCCAGACCCCTGGTCCTCATCCCGGACTCCCTTCCAATGGAGCCACCTTGATTGGGGGGAGGCTTTGGGAGCGCCGACCTCCACAGTGGGGCAGGGAAGCCGCTGCTCTGAGGTGGAAGAAGCCTTTGCAGCCCGCGGTTGGCTGGCTAGGGACCCTCCCAgctccactccccccacccccattagcATTGATTATGGGCTGTATGTTTGTGTCTGTCTTCACTATTTCCAAGTTTGGGGGAAGGATGGCTTTGCTAATCCGAATCCAGGCTTTTTACAGTTCACATCCCCAACCTGGGGGTGGCAGGCAGACCTTTTCCGGGGTGCGTCCCTGTTCCAATTTTTCCCTGGACGCAAACCCCGCCTGGGTTCCCCATCTCCCTGTCCTATCCACACAGCCACGTGTGCCCGGTCAGCGTGTCTCTGTGGGCACCCACGTGCACGCATCTCTACCCGCAGCTCTAATTACTCTCTTTCCAACGTTGCTGTTTGGCATCTTCCACAGACGTAGAATTTACTACAACTCCAGAGGGGAAAATAGTAAATCTCTGGCTAAATTTAGGTCTAGAGCTCATTTGAACTTTTACAGtgggttttctatttatttgattTACTCCTGTCTTTGGCTTCAATGTCAGATTGCTGGTGTTTTACTGCCGGCTCAGGCCTGCAGTGGGCGGCGCTGCGTGCGCCCGCACGATTCTCTCGCGGGCGCGGCCCAAACAGCGGCGCTCATTTATTTAGTGCTCCAGGACGCGGTTTGTTCCGTTGACAGcgtaatttaaagaaatatatggaAGGCTGAAAAATCATTTGCTCAAATTTGTCCAGATGTTTTTGAGACGTGATTGGAATTTGATTGCCCCTTTCCGCAGGGTCAAAAAATATTAATGTCCCAGAACTTTAATTGCTTACAGATCCTGGTTTGGGCtttgaagatttaaaatgtttgacTCGAAGCATTTGTTCTCTCCagttcagaatttcctttttggcACTTTGGTAATGAGTACAAACTTTAGGAAAGCCTTTAACCATCACTTCCAAACTATCAAAACCTGGCACCCACCCTCTTTTTTTAGAAGATTTTCCTCTGATGTACAAACTAGCAATATAATAGGTCTTTGTCAGTAAACTGTCCCTTGCTCTGGTGGCTAGTGGCAGGGGAACTGTTGGTACTTTATAAAAGAGTAAAGGTAcgttggggaaaaaataaaaccaaggtgGATAAATTAGATAACAGGATCCTACCACCACCAACTCTGTCGTTTCCCTAAGGAGTGCTTGTAACTTTTCCCCTTGAAGCCTTGTGGCTTCTCTTAGGCCAGCACGTTTTAACCTGGGGTGAATACcagaatcatctggggagctttTTCAAGATAATTATTAGTGGACCGAGCCCCAGGCCCCCTGAATGGGAATCAGTAAGGGCGGAGGCCAGGATGTGTGTATTTGAACCCCACAGGTGATTCTGAGAACTGCCCTATTTAGGTCGGAACTGTTATCTCTTTCTTGCTGGTTGTGAAGATGTATGAGCGCATTTCAAACAGAGAATCCAGTGGGGAGGGGATGTTTGTTAGGGTCCTCTGCCCATCAGTCTTAAACCCCAGAGCCTTTTCTGGCTGCTGCAGGTTGGGGGAGGAGGTATTGTCCCTCTAGCTGGCCATTATTCCTCATAAGAGTAATACCCTGGGAAATGATGCTCCAGGGTCACTCATATGGGCCTCCAGGTGTCTGCCCTGTTCACCTGTTGGCCAGGCCAGTTGTCACCAAGTGTCAGACCATCCCAGGGAGGCCTGAGATTGGAATTCTATAGTTTGTCTTTTCTCGCCACCCTAGAGACCAGGTGGAGGCAGGCTCACAGAAGCCTGGCAGTCTGTGAAAGGCTATGACCTTTGGGATGCCATGCCTCTGACCGTGAGGCGAAACAAACCATTGGACCTTCAGGGCTAAAATCCTTTTGTCCACCTCCTATATTAAAAATTTGTCAAATAAACCCAATCCATAGTTAGGCACggattttttttctaaggctGGGAGATTCCTCTAAATTGTAGCTGCCCTgaggaaataaaaaccttcaaCAAATGAAAAATCTACCCTCCCTGGAGTCTTAACCATCTACCTTTAGGTTTTATCTAAACAATATGGGAATCATTTTATATGGACAACAATCCTGTTGTACAAAGATCTTCAGTAGCCTACActtaaaagaaagggagaaaagggggTGTGGATGTGTGTGAATACCTCCTTTCCCAAATACTGCAGGTACACAGCTCTTTGGTTTGAATGGAATCAGCATTCTCTCTTGGAATAAACATTTGCTTGCCCTGGGCCATGCAAGGCTCCAGCAATCTGCTTCTGTGCCAGGGACAGGCTTGTGGCCCAGGGCCCTAAATCTTTCAGGGCTTTTTGGATCTGATCACCAAGAGTTGGCAAGGCAGGGGCCAGGAGGGGGAAAGGGTTTTAAAAAGAACTATCAGGTGAGAGGGGAAAAGCAAACGCTGAAGCCTAGCGGATTTCCCAAGGCAGGGTTTATGCCATCTGGGAGCAAAGGGGGAAAggtggaagagggaagaaaggccCGGCTTTGGGATGCAAGGGGTGcatcacctccccacccccgctaGCCTTCCAGTCCCAGCTGCTCTAGAAGAGAGCGcgctgggaaaggaaacagagcgGAATCGCCCACATTAGCCTCGCTCTTTGGCTCTCCGGTGACCGGGCGCCTCTGGGCTTGTGTGAGCGTCTCCTTTCTAATGCCAATGACCACGACACTGAGggtgggtttggtttggttttgtttttgttcctttccCGCCCCCTCTGCAGGCAACTTTGTAAAGAGTTTACGGATCTGCTGGCCCAGGACCGGACGCCGATTGGGAACAGCCGGCCCAGCCCCATCCTGGAGCCGGGGATCCAGAGCTGCCTCACGCACTTCAGCCTCATCACGCACGGCTTCGGCGCCCCGGCCATTTGCGCCGCGCTCACGGCCCTGCAGAACTATCTCACCGAGGCGCTCAAAGGCATGGACAAGATGTTCTTGAACACCACCACCACTAACAGGCACACGTCTGGGGAAGGCCCAGGTAGTAAAACTGGCGACAAGGAGGAGAAacacaggaaatgaaaaattaaaaaaaaaaaaggaaaaaatgttttaaatacacaaggaaaacagaaaacattaattttagctttaaaatattgGATTGGCTTTGGAAGAATTATATTAGGTAGAATACACAtacaatcaaaattttaaaaaaaagttaaataacttaaaCAAACTGAGGCGCACCACGGAGCAACAGTATCGGTTCTCAGTGTCTATTTCAAGATACACTTGGAGACAACCGTCCGGATTTTCCACTTCGATTCTTTCGAGCTTAGTAATactgataataaaaagaaaaccatgattttttttccctttggaaaataaacataagacTAAACGTGAGAAAACGCTAACTTATTGGAAGAAAATCGGAGAAACCTTGTCGGTGTCAGTGCTTTGAGAGCTGGTTGACTGAGACGCacgaacttttaaaatttttaatatatttttaggaaaCTCTCTGGCAGTCCCCGCCCTTCCACCTCACCTCACCCCTCTCCCAGTCACCCTGTTCTACGTTGCCCTCCCTTCCTTCGGCTGTCACGGGAATCTTCCGGGATGCAAAGGAGTGTGGTTAGCCTTCTGGCGAGGTTTCGCGGTCCCCTCGGTGCCCCCAGCCCGCCCTGCGTCCTTAACTCACAGGTGCCCTGCTCCCGGGCCATTTGCATAATTAgggagggcgggggcgggcggggcgggaggCCCGCGGGGACTCaggcggtggctgcagctctcgGTGGCGGCCGGCCGAGCAGAGGCTCCCGCGGCCCAGGAAAATCCGGACCAATAAGTTGATTCAGACTCATCATCAGTTCCTTTCAGAAACGTTACTAGTTCCCAGCCTTGCCAGCATCTGCATACAGAGCATCTTGCATTTGTTATAATATTTGTGTCATCTACCAATTTTAAGAACAATAGTAAAACCAAAACACAATATGAATACGTTGATTAGTATGTAATTCCTTCGGAGGGGTATGTACCATTTCATTCTCTTCTGTTTTCCAAAGCTTTGCCCGCATGGTTTATGAGCTTCTTCAAAGAGGACTTGGGCTTCCTACACAATCTATaaggtacagagaaaaaaaaaatccgatcCCTTTTTAATCAAAGCCTGTGTGTCAGAATTCTGCAGGTGCACTTCTTTAAAGAAGCTCAAAGGGAATAATTTAGAAAGTGGCCAATAAGAGACTGAAGCAGCTTTGAGTCTAGTTGCTAACAGATACCTCAACATGGAATTCCAGGAAGGTGGGGAGCTACTAAAAGAATTTtaggggaaaggaggaagggttCTTGGAGTCCAATATTTTAACGTTGCTTTGCCTTTAAAATGGATTCCATTTCCTTGGGCTCCTTGGCAATCACGGGAAAAGCAGCAGCTTTGCCAGTGGTCTGGCGGTGTGGGAGGAGGGTGGTGCCAGCTTCTGTGTTTCAGCAGCCATTGCTTCCTTACAAGATACTTTATGAATGAGGCGTATTTCCCCCCTCCCAGACGTGCACTTGTTTTGGCAATAATGGTAAAATGATGCAAAGTGAAAAGAGATGTATTTCAGCTTTGAATTTTACCGTCTGGATACACTGGGACTATTCCCAGTGGATGAAGTTTCATGTATTTAATATCTCTCACTTCTGGCAGCCCAGCTCCGTTTCTTGGGCTTCATTTGAGCATTATCATGAAATAAGATCTGCAACCCATTGTCCCCCACCTTCCCTAAAGCAGAGAGAAATCCCCAAGAGGTAGGAGTGGGAGAGACAGGTCTCTAAACTTAGTGTGGGTGCAAGCACCTCTTTAAACAAAGTAGGCATTAGGACCTTTGCAACATCGCTCGAAGCCAAAGATCCGGAGGTCGGTTCTGCAGGATACACAGGACCCACTGGGACTCTCAGGCCTGCGGCAGGATGGGCCTTGGCCTGGGAGGTGGAGGGTCGGgcgtgggtggggaggggggaggttaGGAACCTGCTGAGAGCTTTGCGCAGTCATCTTTATGGGGGAGGGAGTTAGGGAGTTGGTTTCAGGTCACCAGGAGGGCCCAAGTAAAGATTGATGTCAGACCCCTGTCCATCCACCGTCAGCTCCTTTGGGGGCCTCTGGGTGTGCGGGGTTCAGCCATAGATGAGTTGGAGTACAAAGGCCGGGAACTAGACTTCGTGGAGAGTGTAGACTACTCCATCTCTCCCCAGCTCAGAAGCCTGCGCCTTTGTCCGAGGGCCTGGCCACTTGCATTAGACATATTGATTGTCAAAGGCCAGGAGAAACCGCACTGAAAACCATCGTCTCCTTTCCTTGCAGGGCAACGCGCCCCACGCGTGTGACGTGCGAGAGACGCGATGGACGCGCCTTGCTCTTACTGTGCAGGTCCCGAGAGCGCGGGGGCCACTCGCGCCCGGTCGTGTTGAGGACATAGAATCAGCCGCTGGAGGGGCCGCGGGCCGCGCGGGCCCTTCCCGCTCTCGGTCTCACCTTAAGGGCTAAGGCGACCGAGAAAGCCCAGTGCTCCAGTAGGTAAAGGGGCGGCGCCCCGCGGGCTGCAGGCGGGAGGGGTCTCAGCGCTGCCCGAGCCCCCTGCTGCCGGCGGCGGCCTCCCGGCGCCCGCTCCCCGAGGGCCAGTGGCCTAGAAATGTCCAGGGGATCGGAAGCTACCCCCGCCTTTGCCAGGAGGAAAACTCTCCACCCTCGCGCTCCTTAAGGCGGGTGACGGGGTTGGAACTGTCTTACTGGGCTACGCAGGCTCCTTCTACGCCCTTTGCCCTTCCTCGTGCGTTCGGACCGCGCCTGGCCCAGCAGAGCCGCGCGCCTCCCCCTGcacgcccccccccacacacgtGGAGAGATCCCAGAGcccccctcttcttccctcccttctcctttcatGTACGACCCCCCGCCCCCTTGCTTTCGTTAGCCAGGCCCGCTACGTT from Sus scrofa isolate TJ Tabasco breed Duroc chromosome 7, Sscrofa11.1, whole genome shotgun sequence encodes:
- the TFAP2B gene encoding transcription factor AP-2-beta isoform X2 — encoded protein: MHSPPRDQAAIMLWKLVENVKYEDIYEDRHDGVPSHSSRLSQLGSVSQGPYSSAPPLSHTPSSDFQPPYFPPPYQPLPYHQSQDPYSHVNDPYSLNPLHQPQQHPWGQRQRQEVGSEAGSLLPQPRAALPQLSGLDPRRDYHSVRRPDVLLHSAHHGLDAGMGDSLSLHGLGHPGMEDVQSVEDANNSSMNLLDQSVIKKVPVPPKSVTSLMMNKDGFLGGMSVNTGEVFCSVPGRLSLLSSTSKYKVTVGEVQRRLSPPECLNASLLGGVLRRAKSKNGGRSLRERLEKIGLNLPAGRRKAANVTLLTSLVEGEAVHLARDFGYICETEFPAKAVSEYLNRQHTDPSDLHSRKNMLLATKQLCKEFTDLLAQDRTPIGNSRPSPILEPGIQSCLTHFSLITHGFGAPAICAALTALQNYLTEALKGMDKMFLNTTTTNRHTSGEGPGQRAPRV
- the TFAP2B gene encoding transcription factor AP-2-beta isoform X1, whose translation is MHSPPRDQAAIMLWKLVENVKYEDIYEDRHDGVPSHSSRLSQLGSVSQGPYSSAPPLSHTPSSDFQPPYFPPPYQPLPYHQSQDPYSHVNDPYSLNPLHQPQQHPWGQRQRQEVGSEAGSLLPQPRAALPQLSGLDPRRDYHSVRRPDVLLHSAHHGLDAGMGDSLSLHGLGHPGMEDVQSVEDANNSSMNLLDQSVIKKVPVPPKSVTSLMMNKDGFLGGMSVNTGEVFCSVPGRLSLLSSTSKYKVTVGEVQRRLSPPECLNASLLGGVLRRAKSKNGGRSLRERLEKIGLNLPAGRRKAANVTLLTSLVEGEAVHLARDFGYICETEFPAKAVSEYLNRQHTDPSDLHSRKNMLLATKQLCKEFTDLLAQDRTPIGNSRPSPILEPGIQSCLTHFSLITHGFGAPAICAALTALQNYLTEALKGMDKMFLNTTTTNRHTSGEGPALPAWFMSFFKEDLGFLHNL
- the TFAP2B gene encoding transcription factor AP-2-beta (The RefSeq protein has 4 substitutions compared to this genomic sequence), with protein sequence MHSPPRDRAAVMLWKLVENAKYEDIYEDRHDGVPSHSSRLSQLGSVSQGPYSSAPPLSHTPSSDFQPPYFPPPYQPLPYHQSQDPYSHVNDPYSLNPLHQPQQHPWGQRQRQEVGSEAGSLLPQPRAALPQLSGLDPRRDYHSVRRPDVLLHSAHHGLDAGMGDSLSLHGLGHPGMEDVQSVEDANNSSMNLLDQSVIKKVPVPPKSVTSLMMNKDGFLGGMSVNTGEVFCSVPGRLSLLSSTSKYKVTVGEVQRRLSPPECLNASLLGGVLRRAKSKNGGRSLRERLEKIGLNLPAGRRKAANVTLLTSLVEGEAAHLARDFGYICETEFPAKAVSEYLNRQHTDPSDLHSRKNMLLATKQLCKEFTDLLAQDRTPIGNSRPSPILEPGIQSCLTHFSLITHGFGAPAICAALTALQNYLTEALKGMDKMFLNTTTTNRHTSGEGPGSKTGDKEEKHRK
- the TFAP2B gene encoding transcription factor AP-2-beta isoform X4, whose translation is MLVHTYSSMDRHDGVPSHSSRLSQLGSVSQGPYSSAPPLSHTPSSDFQPPYFPPPYQPLPYHQSQDPYSHVNDPYSLNPLHQPQQHPWGQRQRQEVGSEAGSLLPQPRAALPQLSGLDPRRDYHSVRRPDVLLHSAHHGLDAGMGDSLSLHGLGHPGMEDVQSVEDANNSSMNLLDQSVIKKVPVPPKSVTSLMMNKDGFLGGMSVNTGEVFCSVPGRLSLLSSTSKYKVTVGEVQRRLSPPECLNASLLGGVLRRAKSKNGGRSLRERLEKIGLNLPAGRRKAANVTLLTSLVEGEAVHLARDFGYICETEFPAKAVSEYLNRQHTDPSDLHSRKNMLLATKQLCKEFTDLLAQDRTPIGNSRPSPILEPGIQSCLTHFSLITHGFGAPAICAALTALQNYLTEALKGMDKMFLNTTTTNRHTSGEGPGSKTGDKEEKHRK
- the TFAP2B gene encoding transcription factor AP-2-beta isoform X3; translated protein: MLVHTYSSMDRHDGVPSHSSRLSQLGSVSQGPYSSAPPLSHTPSSDFQPPYFPPPYQPLPYHQSQDPYSHVNDPYSLNPLHQPQQHPWGQRQRQEVGSEAGSLLPQPRAALPQLSGLDPRRDYHSVRRPDVLLHSAHHGLDAGMGDSLSLHGLGHPGMEDVQSVEDANNSSMNLLDQSVIKKVPVPPKSVTSLMMNKDGFLGGMSVNTGEVFCSVPGRLSLLSSTSKYKVTVGEVQRRLSPPECLNASLLGGVLRRAKSKNGGRSLRERLEKIGLNLPAGRRKAANVTLLTSLVEGEAVHLARDFGYICETEFPAKAVSEYLNRQHTDPSDLHSRKNMLLATKQLCKEFTDLLAQDRTPIGNSRPSPILEPGIQSCLTHFSLITHGFGAPAICAALTALQNYLTEALKGMDKMFLNTTTTNRHTSGEGPALPAWFMSFFKEDLGFLHNL